The Gadus macrocephalus chromosome 13, ASM3116895v1 genome includes a window with the following:
- the wnk2 gene encoding serine/threonine-protein kinase WNK2 isoform X7: MESADDSDAPLGSTFSSVPNLESDENANAIGHIYENGAADYNVNLQNEAMRGSSDPTAYPAADYRGMVRQRFIRRSLWFSETEDPQPEQTESLHSSPVLSFQLRTIVDRTRSNRTVVETLRATQEDRAETEVLAVDALVKLSLSATDSVNTDEDNVSNGDNKGDVPSDVTAGSDENEEEAGMKAVSTSPGGRFLKFDIELGRGSFKTVYKGLDTDTWVEVAWCELQERKLSKVERQRFKEEAEMLKALQHPNIVRFYDFWESPVKGKKCIVLVTELMTSGTLKTYLKRFKVMKPKVLRSWCRQILKGLHFLHTRTPPIIHRDLKCDNIFITGPTGSVKIGDLGLATLKRASFAKSVIGTPEFMAPEMYEEHYDEAVDVYAFGMCMLEMATSEYPYSECQNAAQIYRKVTSGVKPASYCKVSDPEIKEIIGECICHRWEERYSIKDLLNHAFFAEDTGVRVELAEEDDGKKSAIALKLWVEDPKKLKGKYKDTGVIEFSYDLETEVPDGVAQEMVESGFFLESDAKIVAKSIRDRVALIKWRRERTVAPGEGEPPAKKRQAADVLRVPGAAPVRPGGGGVAGAADCDQEEEPPVAVCYVVPDAPSMTSDSAVSSAVQPDDSQQRAAAYPSLPEPAVQTLYSPPSLPDHMPQEALPTPTAQPPHDSYAQASTQQQQQQQQQQQQQQQQQQQAAYQQDTQPLQVAYQPSALLGAPGPYQSPTQLHSSESYKCQGDPLHNESTPCLTRGCASLVFRCRTMSLPMQHPPHRDPCPRRGRGHAASVEAQTDTLHASRLSSEAICESPGSTSPPSHTHPPHPRCHHHRHRRPGCRYDSATLPEGDAAPCLRPSRCPSGWRLSSQRRSESPDRCEARVSLLQKDESEDEGHLVHQRSGCLCRNPATDSSASPTSTTTTSGRLRGSLAGSPDHSPLRGASGSWIELSHAGVNGDGGLGLLHQCLQNIVRRGRTCSMSPLETGAAHLSARSREADASPSRQAERYDTGQAWETGQLSPRGSQGRAGPTTAVCAPAAASVYQSRPAAQSYLPADATAQPPHAALPSHEQSSAAQAIPHLSPPDTTTSFSRPFSNAHPTLPPLLLNPQFPSPYPNTPPLGYEPPSGPPTPLSSAYMPPGTPHYPPRAPPPSLPLILNAALPDTPALGTPLTPVSVSGWVPPPPRLPAPTPPPSGPPGGDHGYPSISQPNFCPFHLTHTLPLSQVQPALYPAPNPEQEWAEPPVKVQAGPTQEGRGHVHGLAQNQPPALALETSAWGGGLQAEAAAAAAAGLDLSAVSSLNLPAPAPSQPSSAQGASQAPALAQAPGPGQGTALPHHHAPPPASGPVQGLASVPSAASALPLTHPQTNAGRPVLPTLTTTQSPSAYCAAGQPSSLAPGLISVAAGPGEQPVPVQLAVEQAVPAPGPRPALQSAGMQTTPQAPDAALVATQQHLDSAPASAAQQTEPAAEEVLPEKPILLPNYAYESTHSDVASGKETSDGCEGLAAGVRTDGKHRKHHRKSSRTRSRQEKISKPKLSMLNVVNKGDKMVECQLETHNHKMVTFKFDLDGDAPEEIATYMVENGFILHVEKEIFIDQLKDIVDKAEDMLNEDGVEGETVSTLVGSPQLGQIEGLMSENQPPGVSQPVYQQNVLHTGKRWFIICPVEETPTSSQETPSEATTTPGSSAATQPADGGPPGPPTTRDEGGHRHGSSSTMSGGSGGFIYDGYAFCSPPIMSNTDPLLLAALSPPISAPPSLQSEEPHMQLPQPPGGLASLGPLDETQAPPPPPPPPPPAPGSPGQHAAQQMTEMACTASMVDEVPCCPLVMPLSLDVRASEPPPAPQEAAMPPPSYASCSSTKVERSAAPPPPPPAQQQQQQQLPVVLHQPFSSVAGAKGSSLPQSPGPTQLPAGPGESDGEGRLGRGGGGGGGFVDSTIKTLDEKLRNLLYQEYAPMYPSGTAAETPGSGTEYVQSPPGPDSAAGTPGPMGEGRYRAGEQLPQIPERMDSLSTLSDSAVCAPLSRRHVPHSASCCGTRGRFKQQMIPVAPEVVPRQDVKLRSWSTATSPPHPSGAELADAGGVAGAAATRIGRFSVVSTEDDLTQRTCSSRYSAPPDFYLDTPPPLAKRPAIPHSLTSAAGQQDATAHARFLSSDSGAESSPVKLAYSTPSRHARSERRGSDLMKRAVAFLRRPGRSSSVQSSDSPSRRTGHPGSAYGSSDNDSEMEESDMKRELQRLREKHLKEISELQANQRGEVELLYHRLGKNPPPGHSHTAPPTGRRRRSSKHKLKAGKLLSPLVQQFKNVTTKMSDSNKASGGEPAVSLNGSPAKLSLPTHSRTQSGTGHLPSPPSEPVQTQQPCSLKGSLSSDNIYTGLHGEMTSTQPPPGQGDRTTLCWSNNPPPSERVTHKSSSKPRARFLSGPVSLSIWTTLKRLCLGKERGRSGAGPGASCHPPGQPAATSTPPPHQPVGGPAQSQVNNSNNKKASYCGNWMGISEGCLTDELQLLMDNWAQEVLVVTQRPRSNSLRLTQEHVCSAHMVHTQTLDRQVPPRTALDPARGRQQQLLQSWPMGDRRSSATLSQPGAAAAAGCRPGYPLDLSSPLCVTQWPSPLAPLPAGVFAFPGVPSPATQHPPFEAPDPKTRTL, from the exons ATGGAGTCAGCGGACGATTCGGACGCGCCGTTGGGATCCACATTTTCCTCGGTCCCAAATCTTGAATCGGACGAAAATGCAAACGCCATCGGGCATATATACGAGAATGGGGCGGCCGACTACAACGTTAACCTACAGAACGAGGCGATGCGGGGGTCCAGCGACCCCACGGCATACCCTGCCGCGGACTACCGAGGGATGGTCCGGCAGCGGTTCATTCGCCGGAGCCTGTGGTTCTCCGAGACGGAGGACCCGCAGCCCGAGCAGACGGAGAGTCTCCACAGCAGCCCGGTTCTCAGCTTCCAGCTGCGAACCATCGTGGATCGAACTAGGAGCAACAGGACGGTGGTTGAGACCCTCAGGGCCACCCAAGAGGACCGGGCTGAGACAGAGGTCTTGGCGGTGGACGCACTGGTGAAGCTCAGCCTGAGCGCCACGGACAGCGTGAACACGGACGAGGACAACGTCTCCAACGGAGACAACAAGGGAGACGTGCCGTCGGATGTCACCGCAGGGAGTGACGAGAACGAGGAGGAAGCCGGCATGAAAGCAGTGTCAACCTCACCCGGAGGGCGTTTCCTCAAGTTCGACATTGAACTTGGGAGAGGGTCTTTCAAAACGGTCTACAAGGGCCTTGACACTGACACGTGGGTCGAGGTGGCGTGGTGTGAGCTGCAG GAACGAAAGCTCTCGAAGGTGGAGAGGCAGCGGTTCAAAGAGGAGGCGGAGATGTTGAAAGCACTGCAGCATCCCAACATCGTTCGCTTTTACGACTTCTGGGAGTCCCCGGTGAAAGGGAAGAAGTGCATCGTCCTGGTGACGGAGCTCATGACCTCAGGGACACTTAAAAC GTATCTGAAGCGCTTCAAGGTGATGAAGCCCAAAGTGCTAAGGAGCTGGTGCAGACAGATCCTGAAGGGTCTCCACTTCCTGCACACCCGGACCCCCCCCATCATCCACAGGGACCTCAAGTGTGACAACATCTTCATCACGGGCCCCACGGGATCCGTCAAGATAGGGGATCTGGGCCTGGCCACCCTTAAGAGGGCCTCTTTCGCTAAGAGTGTCATCG GTACCCCAGAGTTCATGGCCCCGGAGATGTATGAGGAACACTACGACGAGGCCGTGGACGTCTACGCCTTTGGGATGTGCATGCTGGAGATGGCCACCTCCGAGTACCCCTACTCTGAGTGCCAGAACGCTGCGCAGATCTACCGCAAAGTCACCAGC GGAGTAAAACCCGCCAGCTACTGTAAAGTCAGCGACCCGGAGATCAAGGAAATAATCGGCGAATGCATTTGTCATCgatgggaggagag ATACTCCATCAAGGATCTTCTGAACCACGCCTTCTTCGCCGAGGACACCGGCGTGAGGGTGGAGCTGGCGGAGGAGGATGACGGGAAGAAGTCGGCCATCGCCCTCAAGCTGTGGGTGGAGGACCCCAAGAAGTTAAAGGGGAAGTACAAGGACACCGGCGTCATCGAGTTCAGCTACGACCTCGAGACGGAGGTCCCGGACGGGGTCGCTCAGGAGATG GTGGAGTCGGGTTTCTTCCTGGAGAGCGACGCCAAGATCGTGGCCAAGTCCATCCGGGACCGCGTGGCGTTGATCAAATGGAGACGCGAGCGGACCGTGGCGCCCGGAGAGGGCGAGCCGCCCGCCAAGAAGCGGCAGGCGGCGGACGTCCTACGGGTGCCGGGCGCGGCCCCCGTGCGgcccgggggtgggggggtggcgggggcggcggactgcgaccaggaggaggagccaccggTCGCCGTCTGCTACGTGGTGCCGGACGCGCCTTCCATGACAT CCGACAGCGCTGTGAGCTCCGCCGTGCAACCTGATGACAGTCAGCAGAGGGCCGCCGCCTACCCCTCGCTGCCGGAGCCCGCCGTCCAGACGCTGTACAGCCCCCCGTCCCTGCCTGATCACATGCCCCAAGAGGCCCTACCGACGCCTACAGCACAGCCCCCGCACGACAGCTACGCACAGGCCTccacgcagcagcagcagcagcagcagcagcagcagcagcagcagcagcagcagcagcagcaggcggccTACCAGCAGGACACCCAACCACTCCAAGTAGCCTACCAACCGTCTGCACTCCTCGGAGCCCCGGGGCCCTACCAGTCCCCAACA CAGCTGCATTCCAGTGAGTCCTATAAATGCCAGGGGGATCCGCTCCACAATGAAAGCACTCCGTGCCTAACGCGTGGATGTGCCTCGTTGGTCTTCCGATGTCGGACGATGTCTCTCCCTATGCAGCATCCTCCGCACCGCGACCCCTGTCCGAGGAGGGGTCGGGGTCACGCAGCGAGTGTAGAAGCCCAGACGGACACGCTGCACGCTAGTCGCCTCAGCTCAGAAGCTATCTGTGAATCTCCCGGTTCCACGTCGCCTCCGTCTCATACGCACCCTCCCCACCCCcgctgccaccaccaccgccaccgccgccccgGCTGCCGTTATGACTCTGCAACCCTCCCCGAGGGCGACGCTGCCCCGTGCCTGAGGCCCTCGAGGTGTCCCTCCGGGTGGCGTCTCAGCTCCCAGCGCAGGTCAGAGTCCCCCGACCGCTGCGAGGCCCGCGTGTCCCTCCTCCAGAAGGACGAGTCAGAGGACGAGGGCCATCTCGTGCACCAGCGCTCCGGGTGTCTCTGCCGAAACCCCGCCACCGACTCGTCCGCGTCGCCCACGTCAACGACAACAACCTCTGGACGTCTGCGCGGTAGCCTGGCAGGATCCCCGGACCATTCGCCCTTGCGCGGCGCGTCCGGCTCTTGGATAGAGCTCAGCCACGCGGGCGTTAACGGCGACGGAGGCCTGGGTCTCCTTCATCAGTGTCTTCAGAACATCGTGAGACGCGGCCGAACCTGTTCAATGAGCCCCCTGGAAACGGGAGCCGCGCATCTCTCCGCTCGCAGCCGTGAGGCGGACGCCAGCCCGTCCCGGCAAGCCGAGAGGTACGACACGGGTCAGGCGTGGGAGACGGGCCAGCTGTCCCCACGCGGCAGCCAGGGCAGAGCGGGTCCCACG ACGGCCGTTTGTGCTCCAGCGGCGGCGTCAGTATACCAGAGTAGACCCGCAGCACAAAGCTACCTGCCTGCGGACGCCACAGCTCAACCACCGCACGCCGCCCTGCCCAGCCACGAGCAG TCATCCGCCGCTCAGGCAATACCTCACCTCAGTCCGCCTGACACGACGACCAGTTTCTCCCGGCCCTTCTCCAACGCTCATcccactcttcctcctcttcttctgaacccacag TTTCCCTCACCATACCCTAACACTCCCCCGCTGGGCTACGAGCCCCCTTCCGGTCCCCCCACTCCTCTTTCATCTGCCTACATGCCCCCCGGCACCCCCCACTACCCacccagggccccgcccccctccctgcccctcaTCCTCAACGCCGCCCTGCCGGACACGCCAGCGCTCGGCACGCCGCTGACCCCCGTGTCTGTGTCCGGGTGGGTGCCCCCGCCTCCGCGTCTCCCCGCGCCGACGCCCCCCCCCTCGGGCCCCCCCGGGGGGGATCACGGGTACCCCTCCATCTCCCAGCCCAACTTCTGCCCCTTCCATCTCACCCAtaccctgcctctctcccagGTGCAACCCGCCCTTTACCCCGCCCCCAACCCTGAGCAGGAATGGGCAGAGCCGCCTGTCAAG GTGCAAGCGGGGCCTACCCAGGAGGGCCGGGGACATGTTCACGGCCTGGCTCAGAACCAGCCCCCGGCACTGGCCCTGGAGACCTCCGCCTGGGGAGGCGGTTTGCAGGcggaagctgctgctgctgctgcagccggtCTGGACCTATCTGCAGTGTCCTCCTTGAACCTCCCTGCCCCGGCCCCGAGCCAGCCCAGCTCCGCTCAGGGGGCATCTCAAGCCCCTGCCTTAGCGCAGGCTCCAGGGCCGGGCCAAGGTACGGCCCTGCCCCACCACCACGCCCCACCGCCCGCCTCTGGCCCGGTTCAAGGCCTTGCATCGGTGCCGTCCGCCGCCTCGGCCTTACCTCTGACCCACCCGCAGACCAACGCCGGCCGCCCCGTGTTGCCTACGTTAACTACAACCCAAAGCCCTAGCGCATATTGTGCTGCAGGCCAGCCTTCCTCCCTGGCCCCGGGTCTGATCTCCGTCGCCGCGGGTCCGGGGGAACAGCCAGTGCCTGTTCAGCTCGCTGTTGAGCAAGCTGTCCCAGCACCAGGACCTCGTCCAGCTCTTCAGTCGGCTGGCATGCAGACGACTCCCCAGGCTCCTGATGCGGCCCTGGTTGCAACTCAGCAACATTTAGACTCTGCACCAGCGTCTGCAGCGCAACAAACAGAGCCGGCTGCGGAG GAAGTGCTTCCAGAGAAGCCAATACTTTTACCCAATTATGCTTATGAAAG CACCCACTCCGACGTGGCGTCGGGCAAGGAGACCAGCGACGGCTGTGAGGGTCTGGCCGCCGGCGTGCGGACGGACGGAAAACACCGGAAGCACCACCGCAAGTCTTCCCGCACACGCTCCCGCCAGGAGAAGATCAGCAAACCCAAGCTCAGCATGCTGAAC GTGGTGAACAAGGGGGACAAAATGGTGGAGTGCCAGCTGGAAACGCACAACCACAAAATGGTGACGTTCAAGTTCGATCTGGACGGCGACGCTCCAGAGGAAATCGCCACATATATG GTAGAAAATGGCTTCATCTTACACGTAGAGAAGGAGATCTTCATTGACCAGCTGAAGGACATCGTGGACAAGGCTGAGGACATGCTGAATGAGGACGGTGTGGAAGGAGAAACCGTCTCCACATTGGTCGGAAGTCCCCAACTAGGCCAGATTGAAGGGCTAATGagtgag AATCAGCCTCCCGGGGTGTCACAGCCGGTCTATCAGCAGAATG TTCTCCATACAGGAAAACGCTGGTTTATAATCTGCCCCGTGGAGGAGACCCCCACATCCAGCCAGGAGACCCCCTCCGaggccaccaccacccccgggAGCTCAGCCGCCACCCAGCCGGCCGAtgggggccccccggggccccccaccaccagag ACGAGGGTGGCCATCGCCacggctcctcctccaccatgtcCGGGGGCAGCGGGGGCTTCATCTACGACGGCTACGCCTTCTGCAGCCCCCCCATCATGTCCAACACGGACCCCCTCCTGCTGGCCGCCCTGTCTCCTCCCATCTCGGCGCCGCCCTCGCTCCAGTCGGAGGAGCCTCACATGcagctcccccagccccccgggGGTCTGGCCTCCCTGGGCCCCCTGGACGAgacccaggccccccccccgccgccgccgccgccgccgccggcccccgGGTCCCCGGGGCAGCACGCCGCCCAGCAGATGACGGAGATGGCGTGCACGGCCTCCATGGTGGACGAGGTGCCCTGCTGCCCGCTGGTCATGCCCCTGTCCCTGGACGTGAGGGCGTCGGAGCCCCCGCCGGCCCCGCAGGAGGCcgccatgccccccccctcctacgcctcctgctcctccaccaagGTGGAGCGCtctgctgcacctcctccacctcctcctgctcagcagcagcagcagcagcagctgcccgTGGTGCTCCACCAGCCCTTCTCCAGCGTGGCGGGGGCCAaaggctcctccctcccccagagcCCGGGGCCGACCCAGCTGCCGGCGGGGCCCGGCGAGTCGGACGGGGAGGGGCGGTTGGGccgcggaggcggcggcggcggcggcttcgTGGACAGCACCATCAAGACGCTGGACGAGAAGCTGAGGAACCTGCTGTACCAGGAGTACGCACCCATGTACCCGTCGGGGACCGCCGCCGAGACCCCCGGCTCGGGGACGGAGTACGTCCAGTCGCCCCCCGGGCCGGACAGCGCCGCCGGGACCCCGGGGCCCATGGGAGAAGGGCGGTACCGCGCCGGGGAACAGCTG cccCAGATCCCGGAGAGGATGGACAGCCTGAGCACCCTGAGTGACTCGGCAGTCTGTG ctcCCCTCTCCCGGAGACACGTCCCTCACTCCGCCTCCTGCTGCGGAACCAGAGGCCGCTTCAAG CAGCAGATGATCCCCGTGGCCCCCGAGGTGGTCCCCAGACAGGACGTCAAGCTGAGGAGCTGGAGCACGGCCACCTCCCCGCCGCACCCCAGCGGCGCGGAGCTCGCGGACGCCGGCGGCGTGGCTGGCGCCGCCGCCACCCGGATCGGCCGCTTCTCCGTGGTGAGCACGGAGGACGATCTGACGCAGAGGACCTGCAGCAGCCGCTACTCGGCCCCGCCCGACTTCTAcctggacacgccccctccccTGGCCAAGCGGCCCGCCATCCCGCACTCCCTCACCTCCGCCGCCGGGCAGCAGGACGCCACTGCGCACGCCCGCTTCCTGTCCTCGGACTCGGGCGCCGAGAGCAGCCCGGTGAAGCTGGCCTACTCCACGCCGTCCCGCCACGCGCGCTCTGAGCGCCGGGGGAGCGACCTCATGAAGAGGGCGGTGGCCTTCCTGCGGCGCCCGGGCCGCAGCAGCAGCGTGCAGAGCTCTGATTCGCCGAGCCGCCGCACGGGCCACCCGGGCTCCGCCTACGGCAGCAGCGACAACGACTCGGAGATGGAGGAGTCGGACATGAAGAGAGAACTGCAGAGGCTGCGGGAGAA ACATCTGAAGGAGATCTCTGAGCTGCAGGCCAATCAGAGGGGAGAAGTGGAACTGCTGTATCACCGCCTTGGCAAGAACCCTCCGCCCGGCCATTCACACACAGCGCCCCCCACTGGCCGCAGGAGGAGGTCCAGTAAGCACAAACTCAAAGCTGGAAAACTCCTCAGCCCCCTGGTGCAGCAGTTTAAAAACGTTACGACTAAAATGAGCGACAGTAATAAAGCCA GTGGAGGTGAACCGGCGGTGAGTTTGAACGGGTCTCCAGCcaaactctctctccccacacacaGCCGTACTCAGTCTGGCACCGGCCACCTGCCCAGCCCCCCTTCAGAGCCCGTTCAAACCCAACAGCCGTGCTCGCTCAAGGGCTCCCTGTCCTCGGATAATATTTACACCGGTCTCCATGGTGAGATGACCTCAACGCAACCTCCCCCCGGACAAGGTGATCGCACGACACTGT GCTGGTCTAATAACCCTCCACCATCTGAGAGAGTGACCCATAAATCGAGTAGCAAGCCAAGAGCTAGATTTCTCAGTGGGCCTGTGTCTCTGTCCATCT GGACAACACTCAAACGGTTGTGTCTCGGCAAGGAACGGGGCA GGTCTGGTGCAGGGCCGGGGGCTTCATGTCATCCGCCCGGCCAGCCGGCGGCCACTtcaacacccccaccccaccagccGGTGGGGGGCCCGGCCCAGTCCCAggtcaacaacagcaacaacaagaaGGCCAGCTACTGCGGGAACTGGATGGGCATCAGCGAGGGCTGTCTGACCGATGAGCTCCAGCTGCTGATGGACAACTGGGCccaggaggtgctggtggtcaCTCAGAGACCCCGCAGCAACTCCCTCAGACTCACCCAGGAGCACGTCTGCTCTGCACACATggtccacacccagactctggATAGACAG GTTCCACCGCGGACGGCCTTAGATCCCGCTCGGGgccggcagcagcagctcctccagtcCTGGCCAATGGGTGACCGGCGTTCCTCGGCCACGCTCAGCCAGCCcggtgccgccgccgccgcgggctGCCGGCCCGGCTACCCCCTCGACCTGTCCTCGCCCCTCTGTGTGACGCAGTGGCCGAGCCCCCTGGCACCCCTCCCCGCGGGGGTGTTCGCCTTCCCCGGGGTGCCCTCCCCCGCCACCCAGCACCCCCCCTTCGAGGCCCCCGACCCCAAAACGAGGACTCTGTAA